From one Rosa rugosa chromosome 4, drRosRugo1.1, whole genome shotgun sequence genomic stretch:
- the LOC133745176 gene encoding basic blue protein-like, whose translation MAMGRGSAKAVLVVFVLVVLSSEWADAATYTVGDRGGWTFNVAGWPRGKTFRAGDILVFNYASAAHNVVAVNKVGYQKCSTTPGNAKVYQTGKDRIRLAKGQNFFICSYPGHCQSGMKVAITAT comes from the exons ATGGCTATGGGAAGAGGCAGTGCAAAGGCGGTGCTCGTGGTGTTTGTGTTGGTGGTGCTGAGTTCGGAGTGGGCCGATGCGGCGACCTACACTGTTGGAGACAGAGGTGGTTGGACCTTCAACGTTGCTGGGTGGCCGAGAGGAAAGACTTTCCGAGCCGGTGACATACTTG TTTTCAACTATGCGTCTGCCGCTCACAATGTGGTAGCTGTGAACAAAGTGGGGTACCAGAAATGTAGTACAACTCCAGGAAATGCCAAAGTGTATCAAACTGGGAAAGATCGCATCAGACTTGCGAAAGGACAGAACTTCTTCATCTGTAGTTACCCTGGACACTGCCAATCTGGAATGAAAGTTGCCATTACTGCAACCTAG